A segment of the Verrucomicrobiia bacterium genome:
CGCTGGCCACAGTCCAGGCGCATCGCTCCGCAGAGCTTTACACTAATAAGCTGGTCTCGGCATCGGACAATGATATCGCCCAAGCCCAGATGGAGCAGGCCGCGGCCCAGGTCCAGAGCGACGAGGCCATCTTGAAGAATGCCGAGGTCCAGCTTTCCTATTGCACGATTTACGCCCCTGTGGATGGGGTTGTTATTTCCCGGGCCGTTGACGTGGGCCAGACCGTCGCCGCCAGTTTTAATACACCCACTATTGCGGTGATCGCCAACGACCTGACCAAAATGCAAATCGACGCCCTGGTTTCGGAGGCGGATATTGGAGGTGTTGTCACTAACCAGGATGTGGACTTCAGCGTCGATGCCTATCCGTATCGCACGTTTCACGGCAAGGTCAGCCAGATTCGTTATGGGGCCATTACCAACCAGAACGTGATTAATTACGACTGCGTGATTGGGGTTCATAATTCCGATCTGAAATTGCTGCCGGGAATGACGGCAAACGTCTCGATCATCACGGCGCGGCGCGAGGAGGCCCTGCGCATTCCAAACGCTGCTTTGCGCTTCCACCCGCCCGATGCGGTGGAAGGATGGACCAACGAGGTTGCCCAAACGGCTGCCCAGGCGGCGCCTGCAACCGGCGGACGCGGTGGGGCGGGCCAGGGCGCCGGAAGAGGTGGAGGCGGTCCGGGCGGCGAACGTCGTGGAAGCGGCCCGGGTGGCCCTGGTGGCAAGCCAGGCGGAGGCGCAGGGCACGCCAAACCCGACAGGCCTCTCACCCGGACGGTCTATGTGCTGCCGGCCAATTTCGATCCCAAGGACCCGGAGGGCGCGAAACCAAAACCGGTCCAAATAAAGGTGGGAATCAACGACGGGATCAACACCGAAGTGCTGGCCGGCTTGAAAGAGGGCGATCAGGTCGTGACGGGCGTTATTTTGTCAGCCGATTCGCGCCGCGGGCCATCCAACCCATTCGTTCGCAGGTTCTAGCCGTGCGCGGTGAGAAGACATTTGAAAAGCGCTCCCGGGCCTCTAGGTTAAAGCAGCATGCCTTTCGAAAGCCGGAATGCGCCCTCGGAAATAGCCAGTGTGCCCGAAGAGGTAACCGGCCAACCGCGTCGCGTGGTCTTGGGACATTTGCTCTGGCGCAAGACATTCACGGCATTGCGGCATCGGAATTTTCGCCTGTTCTTCGGAGGGCAGCTTATCTCTCTAATCGGCTCCTGGGTGCAGAACACGGCGCAGGGTTGGCTGGTGTACGAGCTGACCGGCTCAAAGATGCTCCTGGGGGTGACGGCGGCGGTCGCCTCGGCGCCGATGATGCTTTTCTCGATTTGGGGCGGTTCGGTTGCCGATCGGCATTCCAAACGCAATATCGTTCTGTGGACCCAGACGAGCATGATGCTCGCTGCCTTCGTTTTCGCCGCCCTGGTCTGGAGCGGGCGCATACGGATTTGGGAGATTCTGGTGCTGGCGGGCGCAGGCGGTCTGGCGATGGCCTTCGATATGCCGGCGCGCCAGGCATTCATGGTCGAGATGACCAGCCGCGAGGACTTGATGAACGCCATCTCGCTCAACAGCTCGATTGTCAATGGCGCCCGTGTGATTGGCCCTTCAGTCGCCGGTTTCCTCATGGCCCGTGCCGGGATGGCGATGTGCTTTTTTCTCAACGGAGTCAGCTTCCTGGCCGTCCTCGCCGGGCTTTGGCTGATGCGCCTGCCCCGGTTCGTGCCGCCCCATCGCGCCAGCTCCGCCTGGGCCCACGCCGGGGAGGGTTTCCTCTATGTCTGGCGCGACCGGCGCATGCGCACGATACTGATTCTCTTCGCGATTGTGGGTATTTTTGGCTGGTCCTATTCGGTGCTGATGCCGGCGTATGCCACGGATGTGCTCCACGTTGGCCAGGCGCAATACGCATTTCTGCTCAGCGCCAATGGAATCGGCGCATTGTTGGGGGCCCTCACCGTGGCGACCATCGGCAGCCAGACCAATCGGCGCCTGTTGGTGTTTGGGGGTCTGATGGTTTTTTCCTGCATGCTGCTGTTGTTGGCCCTCGTGAAGAACTACTTCCTCGCACTGGTCTTCCTGGAAGTGGGAGGCTGGGGCATGTTGCTATTCTTCTCGACCGTCAATACCCTCTTACAGACCAGCTCCTCGGACGCCATGCGGGGGCGGGTGATGGGTATTTGGGCGCTGGTGTTTGGCGGGATGACACCCATCGGCGGACTCGAGGCAGGGGCCCTTTCGAATTCTATGGGTGTCCAATGGGCCGTGGGCACGGGCGCAATTGTTTGCGCGCTGGCTGCGCTGGTGGTCTGGCTCATTGTCCGCCAACAGCCCTCGCCCGAATCGGCAGGCGGCACCATCGGAGAAGGCGGTTAGTTTATTGCCGGAACGTCTGTCGAGTGCTCCAAAAAATCGCCGCGGGACTGGCACAGTCCAAGGCGCTGCCGCGCGTTCCAAGGCCGTTTGCCAGCATTTGACAGCATGAACACCGTTATTGAATTGGAAGAAATCTACAAGGTCTATCATACGGGTGAAGTGGATGTACACGCAGTGCGCGGCGTCTCGACCGAAATCCACACCAGTGAGTTTGTCGCCATTATGGGCGCCAGCGGCTCGGGCAAATCGACGCTGATGAACATCATTGGGTGCCTGGACCGCCCGACCAAAGGCCGGTATCTGCTCGATGGCACCGATATTTCTGAATTGGGTCGCGATGAGCTGGCAGATATCCGCAACCAGAAGATCGGCTTTATCTTCCAGGGGTTCAACCTGCTCTCGCGCACCTCGGCGCTCGAGAATGTCGAATTGCCCATGCTCTACACGCACCGCCACCTGACCGGGCGTGAGCAACGGGAACGGGCGGTCAGTTCCCTCGAGATGGTGGGCCTGGCGGATCGAGCGGACCATCACCCCAACCAGCTCTCGGGTGGCCAGCAGCAGCGGGTGGCCATTGCGCGGGCGCTGGTCAACCAGCCCTCCCTGCTCCTGGCCGACGAGCCCACCGGCAATCTCGACAGCCAGACCAGCATCGAGATCATGGGGGTCTTCCAAAAACTCAACGAACAGGGAATCACCATCGTGATGGTCACCCACGAACTGGACATTGCCCGCTACACCCGGCGCAACCTGATCATGCGCGATGGGCGAATCGTCAGCGATGTGGCTGTGACGGATAGACTCAACGCCGAAATCGAACTGCGCCGCTTGCGCGACGCTCAACAAGCTGTTCAATTAACCGTATGAAACGGATTCTGGCCACGCTCAAAATCGCCGCGCGCGCCCTGCGCCGCAATAAACTGCGCACCTTGCTGACGATGCTGGGAATGATCATCGGCGTGGGCGCCGTCATCGCGATGGTCGGAATCGGCAACGGGGCAAAATCGCAAATCGAAGCCCAAATCGCCAGCATGGGCGAAAACGTAATCCTCATCTTTTCAGGCAATTTCACCCGCGGCGGTGTTCACAGCGGATGGGGTGGGGCAGGAACGCTCACGGTTGAAGACGCCGAGGCCATCGAGCGTGAAATTCCCGGAGTGACCGCAATGAGTCCCGAAGTGCGCACATCGACCCAGGTCGCAGCCGGCAACGAGGATTGGTTCACCCAAATCATCGGCGAGGCTCCGGAATATTTCGACATTCGCCACTGGCCGGTCGTCGCTGGGGCGCCATTCACCGAGCAGGACGTGCGAGTCGCCGGCAAAGTTGCTGTGATTGGCAAAACCATCGCCGACCAACTTTATCCGGGGGAGGACCCCATTGGTCAGATTATCCGCATCCGCAACGTCCCCTTTACGATTGTCGGGATGCTCTTGCCCAAGGGCCTGTCAGTCCAGGGCTGGGACCAGGATGACCTCATCATTGTCCCGTACACCAGCGCGATGAAACGGGTGCAGCGCGCCACCAACGTGCGCACCATTCTCGTCCAGGCTGCCAAACCTTCTCTGCTGAACCCGGTTCAGCAACAGATTATCGATCTGCTGCGCCAACGCCATCGCATCACCCCAGGCAAGGACGATGATTTCACGGTTCGCAATCAGCAGGAGATTGCCGATATGGCCACGGCCCAATCCCAGACGATGACTTACTTGCTGGCCGCCATTGCGTGTGTGTCGCTGGTCGTGGGGGGTATTGGAATTATGAATATCATGCTGGTGAGCGTTACCGAACGCACCCGTGA
Coding sequences within it:
- a CDS encoding MFS transporter gives rise to the protein MPFESRNAPSEIASVPEEVTGQPRRVVLGHLLWRKTFTALRHRNFRLFFGGQLISLIGSWVQNTAQGWLVYELTGSKMLLGVTAAVASAPMMLFSIWGGSVADRHSKRNIVLWTQTSMMLAAFVFAALVWSGRIRIWEILVLAGAGGLAMAFDMPARQAFMVEMTSREDLMNAISLNSSIVNGARVIGPSVAGFLMARAGMAMCFFLNGVSFLAVLAGLWLMRLPRFVPPHRASSAWAHAGEGFLYVWRDRRMRTILILFAIVGIFGWSYSVLMPAYATDVLHVGQAQYAFLLSANGIGALLGALTVATIGSQTNRRLLVFGGLMVFSCMLLLLALVKNYFLALVFLEVGGWGMLLFFSTVNTLLQTSSSDAMRGRVMGIWALVFGGMTPIGGLEAGALSNSMGVQWAVGTGAIVCALAALVVWLIVRQQPSPESAGGTIGEGG
- a CDS encoding efflux RND transporter periplasmic adaptor subunit gives rise to the protein MANAKRFHWGRWALVVLLLAAAAGVGWYVKTKRDAPAQYQSTPVTRGDLTQVVTATGQLAPVINVSVGSQISGIVKHLFIDYNSTVKSNQIIAEIDPSTYNINVLKAKADLANAKANLSLATVQAHRSAELYTNKLVSASDNDIAQAQMEQAAAQVQSDEAILKNAEVQLSYCTIYAPVDGVVISRAVDVGQTVAASFNTPTIAVIANDLTKMQIDALVSEADIGGVVTNQDVDFSVDAYPYRTFHGKVSQIRYGAITNQNVINYDCVIGVHNSDLKLLPGMTANVSIITARREEALRIPNAALRFHPPDAVEGWTNEVAQTAAQAAPATGGRGGAGQGAGRGGGGPGGERRGSGPGGPGGKPGGGAGHAKPDRPLTRTVYVLPANFDPKDPEGAKPKPVQIKVGINDGINTEVLAGLKEGDQVVTGVILSADSRRGPSNPFVRRF
- a CDS encoding ABC transporter permease, yielding MKRILATLKIAARALRRNKLRTLLTMLGMIIGVGAVIAMVGIGNGAKSQIEAQIASMGENVILIFSGNFTRGGVHSGWGGAGTLTVEDAEAIEREIPGVTAMSPEVRTSTQVAAGNEDWFTQIIGEAPEYFDIRHWPVVAGAPFTEQDVRVAGKVAVIGKTIADQLYPGEDPIGQIIRIRNVPFTIVGMLLPKGLSVQGWDQDDLIIVPYTSAMKRVQRATNVRTILVQAAKPSLLNPVQQQIIDLLRQRHRITPGKDDDFTVRNQQEIADMATAQSQTMTYLLAAIACVSLVVGGIGIMNIMLVSVTERTREIGIRMAIGARGNDILLQFLTEAVTLSVFGGIVGIATGMGTSKIIEAWKQWPVVTPIMWVVAAFLVSAVVGVFFGFYPARKASRLDPIDALRYE
- a CDS encoding ABC transporter ATP-binding protein; the protein is MNTVIELEEIYKVYHTGEVDVHAVRGVSTEIHTSEFVAIMGASGSGKSTLMNIIGCLDRPTKGRYLLDGTDISELGRDELADIRNQKIGFIFQGFNLLSRTSALENVELPMLYTHRHLTGREQRERAVSSLEMVGLADRADHHPNQLSGGQQQRVAIARALVNQPSLLLADEPTGNLDSQTSIEIMGVFQKLNEQGITIVMVTHELDIARYTRRNLIMRDGRIVSDVAVTDRLNAEIELRRLRDAQQAVQLTV